The Citrifermentans bemidjiense Bem genome window below encodes:
- the mobB gene encoding molybdopterin-guanine dinucleotide biosynthesis protein B produces MVKAVSFVAKSGTGKTTLLEKVIVSLKARGYKIGVIKHDAHRFDIDHPGKDSHRLTAAGADTMLISSPEKLALVKKHREAPAIEELIETYFSDVDIVLTEGFKKSGMPKIEVNRQERSATLLCRGEVTDPTLIAVASDAPLELDVPVLGLNDPEAVADFIEKTFLQ; encoded by the coding sequence ATGGTAAAGGCAGTTTCATTCGTCGCTAAATCGGGGACGGGCAAGACCACTTTGCTCGAAAAGGTAATCGTGTCCCTTAAGGCCCGCGGCTACAAGATCGGCGTCATCAAGCACGATGCGCACCGCTTCGACATCGACCACCCCGGCAAGGACAGCCACCGCCTCACCGCGGCAGGCGCCGACACCATGCTGATTTCGTCGCCGGAGAAACTGGCGCTGGTGAAGAAACACCGGGAGGCTCCTGCCATAGAGGAACTGATCGAGACCTATTTCTCCGATGTGGACATCGTCCTTACCGAGGGATTCAAGAAGAGCGGAATGCCGAAGATAGAGGTAAACCGCCAGGAACGGAGCGCTACGCTGCTTTGCCGCGGCGAGGTAACGGACCCGACGCTGATCGCCGTTGCCAGCGACGCTCCGCTGGAACTCGACGTGCCGGTGCTGGGCTTGAACGACCCGGAGGCCGTTGCCGATTTCATCGAGAAGACTTTTCTGCAGTAA